The proteins below come from a single Parageobacillus thermoglucosidasius genomic window:
- a CDS encoding IS256 family transposase, with translation MSKRSIPNVDWANQLENAIRQFVKEKLELIMREEIKNFLEIEQAGTPNMRNGYYQRNLDTQYGRIEGLLVPRDRNGEFQTQLFAPYQRHTGWLEEAIIRMYQSGMSTREIGKFIERILGSTYSPATISRITDVVKEDIEKWHARPLHQRYSVLYLDGLYVKLRRDTVEKEVIYVVLGVNEEGYREILDFFVGGQESAYVWQEILQQLYQRGVKEVLLGVFDGLPGLEEAFKAVYPKADVQRCVVHKVRNTLSRVRKKDQFEMAEDLKLIYRSPNKEIALEMFQQFQSKWSHKYPREVQSWANELDVLLTFMDYPSSIRSVIYTTNAIERTIKEIRKRLKPMNSLSSLEAAEKVVYLTVQDFNEKWAERKLRGFAEAQEALERMFEERYH, from the coding sequence ATGTCTAAAAGAAGTATACCGAATGTCGACTGGGCAAATCAACTGGAAAATGCCATTCGTCAGTTTGTAAAAGAAAAATTAGAACTGATTATGCGGGAAGAAATCAAAAATTTCCTCGAAATCGAACAGGCTGGAACACCGAATATGAGAAACGGCTACTATCAGCGAAATCTAGATACGCAATATGGCCGGATTGAGGGTCTTTTGGTTCCAAGAGACCGAAACGGGGAATTTCAAACACAGTTGTTTGCCCCTTACCAACGGCACACCGGCTGGCTGGAGGAAGCAATCATTAGGATGTATCAAAGTGGCATGAGTACACGGGAAATTGGCAAGTTTATCGAACGAATTCTAGGAAGCACCTATTCTCCTGCGACGATCAGCCGGATTACCGATGTCGTGAAGGAAGACATCGAGAAATGGCACGCTCGTCCACTACACCAACGTTATTCGGTCTTATATTTGGACGGCTTGTACGTGAAACTTCGCCGGGATACGGTAGAGAAAGAAGTTATTTATGTGGTATTAGGGGTGAACGAAGAAGGGTATCGTGAAATTCTTGATTTCTTCGTAGGAGGACAAGAAAGCGCCTATGTATGGCAGGAGATTCTCCAACAGCTCTACCAAAGAGGCGTCAAGGAAGTGCTTCTTGGCGTCTTCGATGGCCTTCCGGGGCTGGAGGAAGCCTTTAAGGCGGTTTATCCGAAAGCCGATGTGCAGCGCTGTGTCGTGCACAAAGTCCGCAACACCCTCAGCCGTGTTCGGAAAAAAGATCAATTCGAAATGGCGGAGGACCTGAAACTCATTTATCGTTCTCCGAATAAAGAAATCGCATTGGAGATGTTTCAACAGTTTCAATCCAAATGGTCTCACAAATACCCAAGGGAAGTCCAATCGTGGGCCAATGAGTTGGATGTTCTTCTCACCTTTATGGACTATCCAAGCAGTATTCGAAGTGTGATTTACACGACCAATGCCATCGAACGAACGATCAAGGAGATTCGGAAACGTCTAAAGCCGATGAACAGTTTGAGCAGTTTAGAAGCCGCTGAAAAAGTCGTATATTTGACCGTTCAAGATTTTAACGAGAAATGGGCAGAACGAAAGTTGCGAGGATTTGCCGAAGCGCAGGAAGCCCTCGAGCGAATGTTTGAAGAACGTTATCATTAA
- a CDS encoding site-specific integrase, with protein sequence MLFRQAIDEFLLYLQIEKNYSLNTADGYAYDLRCFENFLSQHGYSVQLHDITKTHV encoded by the coding sequence ATGTTGTTTCGACAAGCTATTGATGAATTTCTTTTGTATTTGCAAATTGAAAAAAACTATTCACTTAACACCGCTGATGGTTATGCGTATGATTTGAGATGTTTTGAGAACTTCTTAAGTCAACATGGTTATTCTGTACAACTTCATGACATTACAAAAACGCATGTCTAA
- a CDS encoding DUF262 domain-containing protein, whose product MIAPQQTESIKDLVENIHKENILLPEFQRDFVWELSKTCELFDSLVRDIFIGSIIYGKPSFEITVREIDTRPRKGEGSRRKLATKFFNKEDIQRMTQINNFRIILDGQQRVTSIYRALTGVDEVWFIAKNEEELETSVREKALRERTLEEMLFEFSLQEDEDRLSIKLSDAFLISKGDILDDDIKENYFGKLSCIAGMDEEELKLAFRKYRMICVKLGELFKSDKLLSYYLLNMDTEKFALFFERSNSKGIQLNFIDILAAKLYKGFNLRQKIEELESSFPNYYFNREIIVRAISYIVSNGKEVDRNYILSNLNYEHFNMYWDEVCDCYRKVLDFLFKERFIISQKWMPYENMLIPLIIFLRSIHKSDFSQMNENQYEFIKYWYWSSIFAQRYSSGSNEAIIQDASILSNIAQNKKISDKAFFSRLKIQITSPEDILSFSKKGNVIYKGILNLINFASKGLIDWSNSSQLHLNSKLEDHHIFPKEYIKNKFKDNEQILSLIDCVANRTLIPKITNIKIGKKSPSRYLKELMKINPNIVESLKNHLIPTEIIDGAYDDFYIAFLEKRAEAIFKLVEKYIIAKEQKIVDLFYQPPKTKGNIKIFASYYNKKVEAIFDIETQQVHYNGEVLSVSAAADKAKYNLSGKDNTSTNGWRFWKYINEQNQERYIDDFRK is encoded by the coding sequence ATGATTGCCCCACAACAAACAGAATCGATAAAGGATTTGGTCGAAAATATACATAAAGAAAATATCTTATTACCAGAATTTCAAAGAGACTTCGTATGGGAACTAAGTAAAACATGCGAGCTTTTTGATTCTTTGGTTAGAGACATTTTTATAGGTTCTATAATATATGGTAAACCTTCTTTTGAAATAACGGTTAGAGAAATAGATACAAGACCTAGAAAGGGAGAAGGTAGTCGAAGAAAACTAGCAACCAAATTTTTTAATAAAGAAGACATTCAACGAATGACCCAAATTAATAACTTTAGGATTATACTCGATGGCCAGCAAAGGGTTACTTCTATTTATAGAGCTCTAACAGGCGTCGACGAAGTATGGTTCATTGCTAAAAATGAAGAGGAACTCGAAACATCCGTTCGTGAAAAAGCATTGAGGGAAAGAACTTTGGAAGAAATGTTATTTGAATTTAGTCTTCAAGAAGATGAAGATCGTCTCTCTATAAAGTTATCTGATGCTTTTTTAATATCAAAAGGCGATATATTAGATGATGACATTAAGGAGAATTATTTCGGGAAATTATCATGCATTGCAGGTATGGATGAAGAAGAATTGAAACTAGCGTTTAGAAAATATCGAATGATATGCGTAAAACTAGGAGAACTCTTCAAAAGTGATAAATTACTTTCATATTATTTGTTAAATATGGATACTGAAAAATTTGCTCTCTTTTTCGAACGAAGCAATAGCAAAGGTATTCAACTTAACTTTATAGATATTTTGGCGGCCAAGTTATACAAAGGATTTAATTTAAGACAAAAAATCGAAGAACTAGAGTCAAGCTTTCCAAATTATTATTTTAATCGAGAGATAATTGTTCGTGCCATTTCCTATATTGTAAGCAATGGCAAAGAAGTTGATCGAAATTATATTTTATCCAATTTAAACTATGAACATTTCAATATGTATTGGGATGAGGTTTGTGACTGTTATAGAAAAGTTCTTGATTTTCTTTTTAAAGAGAGATTCATAATTTCTCAAAAATGGATGCCGTACGAAAACATGTTGATACCTTTAATTATCTTTTTGCGTTCTATCCATAAATCTGATTTTTCTCAGATGAATGAAAACCAATACGAATTTATTAAATACTGGTATTGGTCATCAATCTTTGCTCAACGGTATTCTTCAGGCTCTAATGAAGCTATAATTCAAGACGCATCTATTCTTTCTAATATTGCTCAAAATAAGAAGATAAGTGATAAAGCTTTTTTTAGTCGCCTAAAAATTCAAATCACTTCGCCCGAAGATATTTTGTCTTTCTCTAAAAAAGGAAATGTTATTTATAAAGGAATTTTAAACCTTATAAATTTTGCATCGAAAGGTTTAATAGATTGGAGCAATTCAAGTCAGCTACACTTAAATAGCAAGTTAGAAGATCATCATATCTTCCCTAAAGAATACATAAAAAATAAATTTAAAGATAATGAACAAATATTATCACTAATAGATTGTGTAGCGAACAGGACATTGATTCCCAAAATCACAAACATAAAAATTGGAAAGAAATCTCCATCAAGATATCTTAAAGAGTTGATGAAAATTAATCCAAATATTGTAGAAAGCTTAAAAAATCATTTAATACCTACAGAAATAATAGATGGTGCCTATGATGACTTTTATATTGCATTTTTAGAAAAAAGAGCGGAAGCAATTTTCAAATTAGTTGAGAAATATATTATAGCAAAAGAACAAAAGATAGTAGATCTTTTCTATCAACCACCAAAAACAAAAGGGAATATAAAAATATTTGCTAGTTATTATAACAAAAAAGTGGAAGCTATATTTGATATTGAGACTCAACAGGTACATTACAATGGCGAAGTTTTATCTGTTTCAGCCGCTGCGGATAAAGCAAAATATAATTTAAGCGGTAAGGATAATACTTCTACGAATGGATGGAGATTTTGGAAATATATAAATGAACAAAATCAAGAAAGATATATAGACGATTTTAGAAAATAG
- a CDS encoding GNAT family N-acetyltransferase produces MLQKLLLTGKRISLRTPTQDDLPILYNLIYGVENPEWKKYDAPYYPLEFCTFEKFSKRMEERMNVTDVPSQMIIEYQGQIIGMVSYYWEDKRTRWLEIGIVIYSPEHWNGGFGTEALSLWIDYLFENLTIERVGLTTWSGNPRMIRCAEKLGMRLEGRMRKCRYYNGEYYDSIRMGILREEWDEFKKNNPLFNSHGRTS; encoded by the coding sequence ATGTTACAAAAGTTGTTGCTGACAGGAAAAAGAATATCTCTGCGGACACCAACGCAGGATGATTTGCCAATTCTATATAACCTGATATATGGTGTGGAGAATCCAGAATGGAAAAAATACGATGCTCCTTATTATCCGCTTGAATTTTGCACCTTTGAAAAGTTTTCTAAGAGAATGGAAGAAAGAATGAATGTTACGGATGTACCAAGTCAAATGATTATAGAATATCAAGGTCAAATTATAGGGATGGTTAGCTATTATTGGGAGGATAAGCGTACACGATGGCTTGAAATTGGGATCGTCATATATTCTCCTGAACATTGGAACGGTGGATTTGGAACGGAAGCATTATCTTTATGGATTGACTATCTCTTTGAAAATCTAACCATCGAGAGAGTAGGGCTTACAACTTGGTCTGGAAATCCACGAATGATCAGATGTGCGGAAAAATTAGGAATGCGATTAGAAGGGAGAATGAGAAAATGCCGCTACTATAATGGCGAATACTATGATTCCATTCGAATGGGTATTCTTCGAGAGGAATGGGATGAGTTTAAAAAGAATAATCCTTTATTCAACTCTCATGGAAGAACAAGTTAA
- a CDS encoding DUF4365 domain-containing protein: MATNISNGKLERIAVAAVKAEANKPSSLLIANISEGDKGISFDGEILVFKDHSESVDSLIGKVPVQVKGTLVDSFSQGKRTFPLGLDHYRNYYNSNGVVLFVVEILKTGETKIFYKQLLPKELREIIKCYGEVKNQKQRSVTLRPLSETSLDAVCRRFIHESKKQPPILIENNPFKEDEFTSFELTSLTFDPKRKETSNIFEHDFTLYGIKENLNVPLHLARIHSVSTKLKETVVTDNNEYEFNLKITEEPTKKIFLIEDSLELKYNVNDTKMNFTIRRLDSLATQLKIIPFLIDLVSGKEIYFKNLSFTFGKVTIKEKHLLEELKNLYSMFLKLQKVFQKLNVDEKTKFGDKDGEFDKIVNKINPLVHMILENDYRKLKIKEPDIPKFTNYQIGDIQLIFFYNPESQTKLINAFSRDLLQKDARVVIGDKSYPYSPYVLLNKSALAYGANIDFEVIKESFNQFDPFVSELFPITNDFCLRCINAYDISNNIKLLELAEHIYNKYPVDAPGKNVTSEFIVVTINRLQIKLRKEGRLSDEEYQQLINLRNFSKDNLEAQFCTSVLLESKTEAKLIFQRFEKSRQKFYEGLPIYHLYKKLIE, from the coding sequence GTGGCTACTAATATATCAAATGGAAAATTAGAAAGAATTGCCGTAGCAGCAGTAAAAGCAGAAGCAAATAAGCCTTCTTCCCTATTAATTGCTAATATTTCTGAAGGAGATAAGGGGATATCTTTTGATGGTGAAATACTAGTGTTTAAAGATCACTCAGAGTCCGTTGACTCCTTAATTGGGAAAGTACCTGTTCAGGTAAAAGGTACTTTGGTAGATAGCTTTTCTCAGGGGAAACGGACCTTCCCTTTAGGATTAGATCATTATCGTAACTATTATAATAGTAATGGTGTAGTGCTATTTGTCGTTGAAATACTTAAAACAGGTGAAACAAAAATCTTTTATAAACAATTGCTTCCAAAAGAACTTAGGGAAATAATAAAATGCTATGGTGAAGTAAAAAATCAAAAGCAAAGAAGTGTAACGCTTAGACCACTCAGTGAAACGTCCTTAGATGCTGTATGTAGACGCTTTATCCATGAATCGAAAAAACAACCACCTATACTTATCGAGAATAATCCCTTTAAAGAAGATGAATTTACTTCTTTTGAGTTGACTAGTCTAACCTTTGATCCGAAACGAAAGGAAACAAGTAATATTTTTGAGCATGACTTTACACTGTACGGTATTAAGGAAAACCTAAATGTTCCTTTACATCTTGCCCGGATTCATTCCGTATCAACAAAGTTAAAGGAAACAGTTGTTACAGATAACAATGAATACGAATTTAATTTGAAAATAACAGAGGAGCCAACCAAAAAAATATTCTTGATTGAGGATTCGCTTGAATTAAAATATAACGTAAACGATACGAAGATGAATTTTACTATCCGTAGGCTTGATTCTCTTGCGACTCAACTGAAAATTATTCCTTTTTTAATAGATTTAGTATCTGGAAAAGAAATTTATTTTAAAAACCTTTCCTTCACCTTCGGAAAAGTAACAATTAAAGAAAAACACTTGCTTGAAGAATTAAAAAATCTGTATTCAATGTTTTTAAAGCTACAGAAAGTTTTTCAAAAACTGAATGTTGATGAGAAGACTAAATTTGGAGATAAAGACGGAGAGTTTGACAAAATAGTCAATAAAATAAATCCGCTCGTTCACATGATTCTAGAGAATGATTATAGAAAACTTAAAATTAAAGAACCTGATATACCTAAATTTACCAACTATCAAATAGGTGATATACAGCTAATCTTTTTTTATAATCCAGAATCCCAAACTAAGTTAATCAATGCTTTTTCTAGAGATTTATTACAAAAAGATGCTCGGGTGGTAATTGGTGATAAGAGTTATCCGTATAGCCCATATGTATTATTAAATAAATCTGCATTGGCTTATGGTGCCAATATTGACTTTGAAGTTATTAAAGAGTCATTTAATCAATTTGATCCTTTTGTAAGTGAACTTTTTCCCATAACTAATGATTTCTGTTTGCGGTGTATAAATGCTTATGACATTTCAAATAATATTAAACTTCTTGAACTAGCAGAACATATTTATAATAAATATCCTGTTGATGCACCGGGGAAAAACGTAACTTCCGAATTTATTGTCGTGACGATTAATAGACTTCAGATTAAGTTGCGGAAAGAAGGACGTTTATCTGATGAGGAGTATCAACAGCTAATAAATTTAAGAAATTTTTCAAAGGATAATCTAGAAGCACAGTTTTGTACAAGTGTGTTACTAGAAAGTAAAACAGAAGCTAAGCTGATCTTCCAACGTTTTGAAAAAAGCAGACAAAAATTTTATGAAGGTCTTCCAATATACCATCTTTATAAAAAGCTTATTGAATAG
- a CDS encoding anti-sigma factor, with protein MRKDELKPLLQKYQNGTLNKEEEQKIEELLESFDVYHEFLHETLHDEGMKEADLAKMMKKAQQKFFFRNTLLVVSFILTIVPLLTMFTFVYYGWGREHNRGNEFIETIQTVSEMTAPNVYVDYDTVDDEIKPFTMIVTTDKYKWMDDKKIYLGKDTYKLFFNNVFAKESNYRAIGYSIHHIGINFIHPKAKYFLPDERRKIESLPGDWPVEIYISLNQSYSLKEINEKFKGYHMTWLALDTGVEEQMRNDLDFIQTPAIGFPYKKVHVNSVFNRSFTDYEEVIKGLELLSKNEKWATQLTEYKDLKMAERLKWVKKHKELKIYGIAMTGTAKDVLSLEKMKEVNVIRLGQIHLP; from the coding sequence ATGAGAAAAGACGAGTTAAAACCATTATTGCAGAAATATCAAAATGGCACACTAAACAAAGAGGAAGAGCAGAAAATAGAGGAGCTTCTTGAAAGTTTTGACGTATACCATGAATTTCTCCATGAAACCCTTCATGATGAAGGGATGAAGGAAGCCGATCTCGCAAAAATGATGAAAAAGGCCCAACAAAAATTCTTTTTTAGAAATACGCTGCTTGTTGTATCGTTTATACTCACGATTGTTCCCTTATTGACTATGTTTACTTTTGTTTATTACGGCTGGGGGCGAGAGCATAACAGAGGGAACGAATTTATTGAAACCATTCAAACGGTGAGTGAAATGACAGCGCCAAATGTGTATGTAGATTACGATACAGTGGATGATGAGATCAAACCTTTTACTATGATTGTCACGACCGACAAATATAAATGGATGGATGATAAAAAAATTTATCTAGGCAAGGATACTTACAAACTATTTTTCAATAATGTGTTTGCTAAAGAATCGAATTATCGAGCGATTGGGTATTCGATTCATCACATTGGAATCAACTTTATTCATCCGAAAGCCAAGTACTTTTTACCTGACGAACGAAGAAAAATTGAATCTCTCCCGGGCGATTGGCCGGTTGAAATCTATATTTCCCTGAATCAGTCCTATTCCTTAAAAGAAATAAATGAAAAATTCAAAGGATATCATATGACATGGCTTGCGTTGGACACAGGTGTAGAGGAACAGATGAGGAATGATTTAGATTTCATCCAAACACCAGCAATTGGCTTTCCGTACAAAAAAGTGCATGTAAATTCTGTATTCAATCGCTCGTTTACTGATTACGAAGAAGTAATCAAAGGGCTCGAGCTATTGAGCAAAAACGAAAAATGGGCAACACAACTAACGGAATACAAAGACTTAAAGATGGCCGAGCGACTAAAATGGGTGAAAAAGCATAAAGAATTGAAGATTTATGGAATCGCTATGACAGGAACCGCCAAAGATGTTTTGTCTCTAGAAAAGATGAAGGAAGTCAACGTGATTCGATTAGGTCAGATCCATTTGCCATAG
- a CDS encoding ABC transporter ATP-binding protein: MNAIVLSNVSKTIKGREVLRNINLELERGKIYGFVGPNGSGKTMLFRVISGLVKPSSGTVAVFGQTLHKDVSFPSDIAVLLEKPGFLEQYSGFDNLNFLAMIQKKIGESEVKEAIERVGLDPHDKRPVKAYSLGMRQRLAIAQCIMEKPQLILLDEPMNGLDEKSVDKVYEIIREENKRGCTILLTSHNKVDIQSLCHQVYSMNEGAITGMTHMTVG, translated from the coding sequence ATGAATGCGATCGTCTTGTCCAATGTTTCAAAAACGATAAAAGGGAGAGAAGTTTTGCGCAATATCAACTTAGAGTTGGAGAGAGGAAAGATTTATGGATTCGTCGGGCCGAACGGATCTGGGAAAACGATGTTATTCCGAGTCATAAGCGGACTTGTGAAGCCGTCCAGCGGCACGGTAGCAGTATTTGGCCAGACGTTGCATAAAGACGTATCGTTTCCGAGCGATATCGCAGTTTTGTTGGAAAAACCAGGTTTCCTTGAACAATACTCAGGATTCGATAATTTAAATTTTTTAGCCATGATTCAGAAAAAAATCGGAGAGAGTGAGGTGAAAGAGGCGATCGAGAGAGTGGGATTGGATCCGCATGATAAAAGGCCGGTGAAGGCGTATTCTCTCGGAATGAGACAAAGACTGGCCATCGCGCAGTGCATTATGGAGAAGCCGCAACTTATATTGCTCGATGAACCAATGAATGGCCTGGATGAAAAATCTGTAGACAAGGTGTATGAGATTATCAGGGAAGAAAACAAAAGGGGCTGCACGATTTTATTGACGTCTCACAACAAGGTGGACATACAGTCATTATGTCACCAAGTGTATTCGATGAATGAAGGGGCGATTACTGGTATGACCCATATGACTGTAGGATGA
- a CDS encoding GNAT family N-acetyltransferase: protein MVVLETQRLILRQYKDEDITSLHYIFSDPETMKFYPAPFSFEQTQDWIKRNQDRYRDDGYGLWAVCLKETNELIGDCGLVKQKINGSIEVEIGYHMNKKYWSKGFATEAAKACKEYAFYKLGLNKLISIIDPRNVPSIRVAEKIGFTKEKEVFIFGKNHYIYSGVKEGNEGLY, encoded by the coding sequence ATGGTTGTTCTTGAAACACAAAGGTTGATATTAAGACAGTATAAAGATGAAGATATTACTTCTCTACATTATATTTTTTCTGACCCAGAAACAATGAAGTTTTATCCGGCTCCCTTTAGTTTTGAGCAAACTCAAGACTGGATTAAACGAAATCAAGATAGATATCGGGATGATGGTTATGGATTATGGGCGGTTTGTTTGAAAGAAACGAATGAATTGATCGGTGATTGTGGTCTGGTTAAACAAAAAATAAATGGCAGTATAGAAGTAGAGATTGGATACCACATGAATAAAAAATATTGGTCCAAGGGGTTTGCAACAGAAGCGGCTAAAGCGTGCAAGGAATATGCGTTTTATAAATTGGGTTTAAATAAGCTGATCAGTATTATTGATCCAAGAAATGTTCCATCCATTCGTGTGGCAGAGAAGATTGGTTTCACTAAGGAAAAAGAAGTATTTATTTTCGGTAAGAACCATTATATTTACTCGGGGGTTAAAGAAGGTAACGAAGGGTTATATTGA
- a CDS encoding GNAT family N-acetyltransferase, protein MGDLAIRTANREDIPQLLNLMYQYIVDFYKRPKPTEESLKGLIQHLLDNPASGIQFVAEQDGKLLGFATLYFSFSTLQVKKMAILNDLFVIPEARGQKLGEKLFQTCLSYIRENDFAYMTWETAKDNLVAQSLYNKMGGQLSEWLVYEIS, encoded by the coding sequence ATGGGGGATTTAGCTATAAGAACAGCTAATCGAGAGGATATTCCGCAACTTTTAAATTTAATGTATCAATACATTGTGGATTTTTATAAAAGACCTAAACCAACGGAAGAGTCACTGAAAGGATTGATACAGCATCTATTGGATAACCCCGCTAGTGGAATACAATTTGTTGCAGAACAAGATGGAAAATTATTAGGTTTTGCAACCTTGTATTTCTCCTTTAGCACTCTTCAGGTGAAAAAAATGGCTATTTTAAATGACTTGTTTGTGATACCAGAAGCAAGAGGGCAAAAACTAGGCGAGAAACTGTTTCAAACATGCTTGTCTTATATAAGAGAGAATGATTTTGCCTACATGACATGGGAAACTGCAAAGGATAATTTAGTTGCTCAATCTCTTTACAACAAAATGGGTGGTCAATTGTCTGAATGGTTAGTTTATGAAATCAGTTAG
- a CDS encoding sigma-70 family RNA polymerase sigma factor, whose product MRLYSKSLFRYLYRLTNDYHLAEDLLQETFYKVYLHVSGISEIAQIKSWLYRIAYNTFIDHCRKAKKMQLVQVDDFFASLKLDPLLETENAFLQKYELELIYKHLSNMKELQQKAIMLIDLKGFSYKEAAELLNVKLPYLKSLVFRGRRELEKRLRNEVKG is encoded by the coding sequence ATGCGCTTGTATTCCAAATCCCTTTTTCGCTATCTGTACAGATTAACGAATGATTATCATTTAGCAGAGGATCTCCTGCAGGAAACATTTTATAAGGTTTATTTACATGTAAGCGGCATAAGCGAAATAGCACAAATAAAGTCATGGCTTTACCGGATCGCTTATAATACCTTCATCGACCACTGCAGAAAAGCAAAAAAGATGCAGCTTGTACAAGTGGATGATTTCTTTGCGTCGTTAAAGCTAGATCCATTATTAGAAACGGAAAACGCGTTTTTGCAAAAATATGAGCTGGAGTTGATTTATAAACATTTGTCCAACATGAAAGAACTGCAACAAAAAGCCATTATGCTCATCGATTTAAAAGGATTTAGCTACAAAGAAGCGGCGGAGCTGTTAAACGTAAAACTCCCTTATTTAAAAAGCCTTGTGTTTCGGGGCAGGCGGGAATTAGAAAAACGATTACGCAATGAGGTGAAGGGATGA
- a CDS encoding aminoglycoside 6-adenylyltransferase, protein MRTEQEMLDLIITFAEQDHRIRGVLMNGSRVNPNIKKDIFQDYDIVYLVTSVEPFKDENYILSHFREVMLMEKPEDKIFPPPIGDGRYTYLMQFMDGNRIDMHFIHISKVDELIKDSLTKVLLDKDHNIPDIPPPSEQSYLIKKPTEKLYNDCCNSFIWGLVSHIPKTIWRQELPLLMRLIDIVLREPLIQMLEWYVGIKTDYKYSIGKGGRRLKKFLEPEIWNDFEKTYTDANYDNIWNSLFLFHDLFKKTAEYVGQVYGFQFPEEECKRALKFLKHVKELDDV, encoded by the coding sequence ATGAGAACAGAACAAGAAATGTTGGATTTAATCATAACATTTGCTGAGCAAGATCATCGTATACGTGGAGTGCTAATGAACGGTTCTCGTGTAAATCCAAACATAAAAAAAGATATATTTCAAGACTATGATATTGTATATTTAGTTACAAGTGTTGAACCATTTAAAGATGAAAACTATATTTTGTCTCACTTTAGGGAAGTAATGCTTATGGAAAAACCCGAAGATAAAATTTTTCCACCTCCCATTGGCGATGGTCGTTATACATATTTAATGCAATTTATGGATGGAAACCGAATTGATATGCATTTTATTCACATAAGTAAAGTGGATGAACTAATTAAGGATAGTTTAACAAAGGTTTTACTAGACAAAGACCACAATATTCCAGATATCCCACCTCCAAGTGAACAAAGTTATCTTATAAAAAAACCAACGGAAAAATTATATAACGATTGTTGTAATAGTTTTATATGGGGATTAGTATCTCATATTCCAAAAACCATTTGGAGACAAGAATTACCATTGTTAATGCGTTTAATAGATATTGTTTTACGTGAGCCATTAATTCAAATGCTTGAATGGTATGTAGGGATTAAAACAGATTATAAATACTCGATTGGAAAAGGAGGAAGACGCTTAAAAAAGTTCTTGGAGCCTGAAATTTGGAATGACTTTGAGAAGACATATACAGATGCTAATTATGATAATATCTGGAATTCATTATTCTTATTCCATGACTTATTCAAAAAAACTGCTGAATATGTTGGGCAAGTATATGGTTTTCAGTTTCCTGAAGAAGAGTGTAAAAGAGCACTAAAGTTTCTAAAACACGTAAAAGAATTGGATGATGTATAA
- a CDS encoding IS3 family transposase codes for MNKQLYEVPLRCSLDNQKEECLGRMVFDRYEEAYQAVVEYMRFYNERRIHSSILDLPPHEFYKKAQTEALIIKEIRV; via the coding sequence TTGAACAAGCAACTGTACGAAGTGCCGCTCCGGTGTTCATTGGACAATCAAAAAGAGGAATGTCTAGGGAGAATGGTGTTTGATCGCTATGAAGAGGCTTATCAAGCTGTGGTGGAGTATATGCGATTTTATAACGAACGGAGGATTCATTCAAGCATTCTCGATCTTCCGCCGCATGAATTTTACAAAAAAGCGCAAACGGAAGCGTTAATAATTAAAGAAATTCGAGTATAA